ACCGAAGCTGTGGAATTCCATCAGATCTACAGCCTTGAGGTCATCTCCATTCCGCCCAACAGGCCCATGGTTCGCAAGGATTATCCTGACCTTATCTACCGTTCGCGGCAGGAAAAGTTTGACGCCATTGTTGAAGCCATTGCCGAACTGCACAAAAAAGAGCAGCCCGTGCTCGTGGGCACAATTTCCATTGAAACGTCCGAAATGCTTTCCCAGAGGCTGAGCAAGCTCGGCATCCCGCACAGCGTGCTCAATGCCAAGCAGCATGAGAAAGAAGCCGAGATTGTGGCGCTGGCAGGGCAGAAAGGCCGCGTCACCATTGCCACCAACATGGCTGGCCGCGGCACGGACATTATGCTGGGCGAAGGCGTTGTGGATCTGGGCGGCCTGCACATTCTTGGCACAGAACGCCACGAAAGCCGACGCATCGACAACCAGCTGCGTGGCCGCTCGGGCCGTCAGGGCGACCCCGGCTCTTCGCGCTTCTACCTTTCGCTGGAAGACGACCTCATGCGCCTCTTTGGCTCTGACCGCATCAAGGGCCTCATGGAAAAGCTGGGCCTGCGCGATGGCGAAGCCATTGAGAACGCCATGGTTACCCGCGCGGTGGAAGGTGCCCAAAAACGTGTTGAAGCCCACCACTTTGAGATACGCAAAACCCTGCTTGACTATGACAACGTCATGAACCAGCAGCGCGAAGTTATCTACACCCTGCGCCGCGAGCTCATGGTCGAGGAAGACCTCGAGCCTGTTTTGCAGGAATTCATGAGCGATGTGCTGGACGACGTGTACAGCCCGCTGGCATCCCTGCCAGTGGACGGCCAGGACGAAGCCCGCGCCGCAGCCCTGGCGCGTCTGCGCGAGGTTTTCAACCTCGACAGGGTACTTGAAGAAGGAGCGCGCCTGCCCGAGCGCGAAGAAACCGAAGTTATGGCACAGGGCATTCTTGACAAGCTCAAGGCAGAAACCGGCCCCACCTATGCCGATATTCTTCGTTACTTCCTGCTGGAAGAGCTTGACCGCTGCTGGAAAGAACATTTGCGCAACATGGACGCCCTGCGCGACGGCATAGGCCTGCGCGGCTACGGACAGCGCGATCCAAAGCTTGAATACAAGCGCGAAGGCTTTGAAATGTTCCAGGGCATGCTGTTCCAGATTCGAGAGAGCGTGTTCCGCGCCCTTACGCGCATTCGCGTACAGATTGAGCCTATCGCCGCCGAGCAGGAACAGCAGGAAGTGGAAGTCCCGGTTGATGAGCCGCAACACACCCCCGTTTCGCGGGAATACCGCCATAAGGAAAGCAGCTCCCAGCTCTCCTACTCCAGCGGCGGCAGCATTTCGGAAGATCCCAAGAAGCCCGCCAAGGCCGCGCCGCGTATTGGGCGCAATGACCTTTGCCCCTGCGGCAGCGGCAAAAAGTACAAAAAGTGCTGCGGGCAGGATAAGTAACTGCTTATATTGCACCACCAAGCGATACCGAGAAACACAAAAGGCGGGGGACAACCCCGCCTTTTTATGTTCCATGCCCTGTGTTTATGCAGCAACTATGCTCACGCGCCGATCATGCCGCGCGGCAGGCAAAACGTCCTATGTCTGGGATGAAAAGAACTTTGTTCCTACGCTGCCGATGATAATAAGGGCGATAAAAAACAACTGGGGCAGCGAAACCTTGTCGCCGAAAAAGAGCGCCCCGCCCAGAACCACGCCCACAGTGCCAGCACCTGTCCAGAGGGCATAGGTCATACCCGCCGGGAGCCCGCGCATGGCTAGTGCCAGCAGGCCCATATTCACAAAGCTCAGTACAATGGGCACTGCTGCGGCCTGCCAGTTGCCCAGCGTAGAAGCCCACTTGAGGCTGAGCGCCCA
The Desulfovibrio sp. genome window above contains:
- the secA gene encoding preprotein translocase subunit SecA; the encoded protein is MFGFLFKKIFGSTNDRYLRKLHPMVQRINAFEPEMQQLADADFPVRIAQYRQEVQDGTRTLDALLPEVFALVREASSRRLGMRHYDVQLIGGMVLHKGKIAEMKTGEGKTLVATLPVVLNALSGKGVHVVTVNDYLAKRDSAWMGQLYEFLGLSTGVIVHGLDDEERKAEYAKDITYGTNNEFGFDYLRDNMKFYANQLVQRGHNFAIVDEVDSILIDEARTPLIISGASDESVGMYRTVDDIVRQLTPEHYTVDEKARTAMLTDEGVARCEELLKLDNLFDPANITAQHHVMQSLKAHQIFKRDVDYIVQEDQVIIVDEFTGRLMAGRRYSDGLHQALEAKEHVTIAAENQTLASITFQNYFRLYEKLSGMTGTADTEAVEFHQIYSLEVISIPPNRPMVRKDYPDLIYRSRQEKFDAIVEAIAELHKKEQPVLVGTISIETSEMLSQRLSKLGIPHSVLNAKQHEKEAEIVALAGQKGRVTIATNMAGRGTDIMLGEGVVDLGGLHILGTERHESRRIDNQLRGRSGRQGDPGSSRFYLSLEDDLMRLFGSDRIKGLMEKLGLRDGEAIENAMVTRAVEGAQKRVEAHHFEIRKTLLDYDNVMNQQREVIYTLRRELMVEEDLEPVLQEFMSDVLDDVYSPLASLPVDGQDEARAAALARLREVFNLDRVLEEGARLPEREETEVMAQGILDKLKAETGPTYADILRYFLLEELDRCWKEHLRNMDALRDGIGLRGYGQRDPKLEYKREGFEMFQGMLFQIRESVFRALTRIRVQIEPIAAEQEQQEVEVPVDEPQHTPVSREYRHKESSSQLSYSSGGSISEDPKKPAKAAPRIGRNDLCPCGSGKKYKKCCGQDK
- a CDS encoding multidrug efflux SMR transporter; translation: MAWFALSLAVVTEILWALSLKWASTLGNWQAAAVPIVLSFVNMGLLALAMRGLPAGMTYALWTGAGTVGVVLGGALFFGDKVSLPQLFFIALIIIGSVGTKFFSSQT